In a single window of the Lebetimonas sp. JH292 genome:
- the rpe gene encoding ribulose-phosphate 3-epimerase has translation MKISPSILSADFGRLADEVKAVCEAGADYIHCDIMDGHFVPNMTMGPMIIEAVKKIASVPLDIHFMVENIPFFVDMYKHLEPEFISFHVEEEKHINRVIQKIRKENIRPAVVLNPATPVCLLDYIIEDVDMVLLMSVNPGFGGQKFITSTLRKTEELRELAEKRNPSLLIEIDGGVNDKNAKALLEAGADILVAGSYVFKSGDYKKAIESLRV, from the coding sequence ATGAAAATATCTCCAAGTATTTTAAGTGCAGATTTCGGTAGATTAGCTGATGAGGTAAAGGCGGTATGCGAAGCGGGAGCGGATTATATTCACTGTGATATAATGGACGGGCATTTTGTACCGAATATGACGATGGGGCCTATGATAATTGAAGCGGTAAAAAAGATTGCGAGCGTGCCACTTGATATACATTTTATGGTTGAAAATATTCCTTTTTTTGTAGATATGTATAAACATTTAGAACCGGAATTTATAAGTTTTCATGTAGAAGAAGAAAAACATATAAACAGGGTTATTCAAAAAATAAGAAAAGAAAATATCCGTCCGGCAGTTGTACTTAATCCGGCAACGCCTGTTTGTTTGCTTGATTATATAATTGAAGATGTGGACATGGTGCTTTTAATGAGTGTAAATCCGGGATTCGGAGGGCAGAAGTTTATTACGTCCACTTTAAGAAAAACAGAGGAATTAAGAGAACTTGCCGAAAAAAGAAATCCGTCTCTTTTGATAGAAATTGACGGAGGGGTAAACGATAAAAACGCAAAAGCGCTTCTTGAAGCGGGTGCCGATATTTTGGTGGCGGGAAGTTATGTTTTTAAAAGCGGTGATTACAAAAAAGCGATTGAAAGTTTAAGGGTTTAA
- a CDS encoding phosphoribosylanthranilate isomerase — translation MKVKICGITNWEDAKISCDAGADALGFVTYEKSPRFTSPVEIKKIIKKLPPFVVKTVLFVKAAPEFVNEVMAYTKADIAQIHFEADESFFEKLNCKYLKVVRAKEKKDIDKYAGEYRIVDAYVPEYGGSGKRLALEWFEERDNSKIILAGGLTPENVFEIGSYRFYGVDVSSGVESVPGKKDKRKVMKFIETVKK, via the coding sequence ATGAAGGTAAAAATCTGCGGCATTACAAACTGGGAAGATGCTAAAATTTCCTGTGATGCCGGTGCCGATGCCCTTGGATTTGTAACATATGAAAAATCCCCGAGGTTTACAAGCCCTGTTGAGATAAAAAAAATTATTAAAAAACTGCCCCCTTTTGTGGTAAAAACAGTTTTGTTTGTAAAGGCGGCGCCGGAATTTGTAAATGAGGTAATGGCTTATACAAAAGCTGATATTGCCCAGATTCATTTTGAGGCTGACGAAAGTTTTTTTGAAAAACTGAACTGTAAATATTTAAAGGTTGTGAGGGCAAAAGAAAAAAAAGATATTGATAAATATGCCGGTGAATACAGAATTGTGGATGCATATGTGCCTGAATATGGGGGAAGCGGAAAAAGATTGGCGCTTGAATGGTTTGAAGAGAGGGACAATTCAAAAATAATTTTAGCCGGGGGTCTTACTCCTGAGAATGTTTTTGAAATAGGAAGTTACAGATTTTACGGGGTGGATGTCAGCAGCGGGGTTGAAAGTGTACCCGGAAAAAAAGATAAAAGAAAAGTTATGAAATTTATAGAAACAGTCAAAAAGTGA
- a CDS encoding NFACT RNA binding domain-containing protein, giving the protein MKAFVLKKIAEKLKNYKFIKKAFRIDENLILMQFDEDRYYFDLTKGNSDIYINIDYPLVKKFKAPFDIVLEKKFTKAKILGVECNERILTVTAKNNNNFKKEIVKIRFEFTGRYTNAIILNENDIVIESLRHISESQSSRIVKPGVKLEELPSREIKEKEFKIDDLENYTKELFAKKYEKKVNETKKVILNRINKKIKEIEKKIKKLPDIEELDKKSQTYRKYADIAMANLHLIKPFEKEFKTYDFEGNEITVPLPELKNINQIGNYYYRLSKKAKKKAENIDIEKGFLTSQLQFLQNYKKLVENAKDLSSLKKYQPNRKEKKEDENIAKFMFDDYLIMVGKNEKGNIKLLKISNANDIWMHIKNYPGAHVIIKNNKLKIEEEILNEGAKLAVAFSNKEEGIVDYTKRKFVKIKDKANVEYGKYSSVKVKL; this is encoded by the coding sequence TTGAAAGCGTTTGTTTTAAAAAAAATTGCCGAGAAACTTAAAAATTATAAGTTTATAAAAAAAGCTTTCAGGATTGATGAAAATCTTATTTTAATGCAGTTTGACGAGGATAGATACTATTTTGATTTGACAAAAGGAAACAGCGATATTTATATAAATATTGATTATCCTCTGGTTAAAAAGTTTAAAGCGCCCTTTGACATAGTTTTGGAAAAAAAATTTACAAAAGCCAAAATACTTGGTGTAGAATGTAATGAGAGAATATTAACAGTTACAGCAAAAAATAATAATAATTTTAAAAAAGAGATTGTAAAAATAAGGTTTGAATTTACAGGCCGTTATACAAATGCGATAATTTTAAATGAAAATGATATTGTTATAGAATCACTGAGGCATATCAGCGAAAGTCAATCAAGCAGAATTGTAAAACCCGGGGTTAAACTCGAAGAATTGCCATCGAGGGAGATAAAAGAAAAAGAGTTTAAAATTGATGATTTGGAAAATTATACAAAAGAGCTTTTTGCTAAAAAATATGAAAAAAAAGTGAATGAAACCAAAAAAGTCATATTAAATAGAATTAATAAAAAGATAAAAGAGATTGAAAAAAAAATAAAAAAACTGCCGGATATTGAAGAACTGGATAAAAAAAGCCAAACCTATAGAAAATATGCGGATATCGCCATGGCAAATTTACACTTGATTAAACCTTTTGAAAAAGAATTTAAAACGTATGATTTTGAAGGAAATGAAATAACTGTGCCACTGCCGGAGCTTAAAAATATAAATCAGATAGGAAATTATTATTACAGACTTTCGAAAAAAGCTAAAAAAAAGGCTGAAAATATTGATATAGAAAAAGGTTTTTTAACTTCACAGCTTCAATTTTTGCAAAATTATAAAAAACTTGTGGAAAATGCAAAAGATTTAAGCTCACTGAAAAAATACCAGCCTAACAGAAAAGAAAAAAAAGAGGACGAAAACATAGCAAAATTTATGTTTGATGATTATCTGATAATGGTTGGTAAAAATGAAAAAGGCAATATTAAACTTCTTAAAATTTCTAATGCAAACGATATCTGGATGCATATAAAAAACTATCCGGGTGCCCATGTGATAATTAAAAACAATAAATTAAAAATTGAGGAAGAAATATTAAATGAAGGAGCAAAACTTGCTGTGGCTTTTTCTAATAAAGAAGAGGGAATTGTCGATTATACTAAAAGGAAATTTGTAAAAATTAAAGACAAGGCAAATGTTGAATATGGAAAATATTCCAGTGTAAAGGTGAAATTATGA
- a CDS encoding phosphatidate cytidylyltransferase, producing the protein MKKRIITAVAILAVLAIAVVIDNYYLTGFLFAVITIIGFYEASRLFNVDLDEKIYLILGISLLFSFINPFFAGIFGVIIIASYVAYLQKEINLVAPFVYPFLPLMFFYSLYFRYGMNTVIWLIVIVALTDSFAYFVGKNFAKKFFKNGFCHTSPNKSWEGVIGGVIGGALAGGIFGGFYYPILISFGVSFVVSIVSVFGDLFESYLKRRAGVKDSGNILPGHGGVLDRIDSYLFAAPVMLVMLGI; encoded by the coding sequence TTGAAAAAAAGAATTATAACGGCGGTTGCAATTTTAGCGGTTTTAGCAATAGCGGTGGTTATTGATAATTATTATTTAACTGGGTTTTTATTTGCAGTTATTACAATAATAGGATTTTATGAAGCAAGCAGGTTATTTAATGTTGATTTAGATGAAAAAATTTATTTGATACTTGGAATATCGCTTCTTTTTTCTTTTATAAATCCTTTTTTTGCAGGAATTTTCGGTGTTATTATAATAGCTTCTTATGTGGCATATTTACAAAAAGAAATTAATCTGGTGGCGCCTTTTGTTTATCCGTTTTTGCCTTTAATGTTTTTTTACTCTCTTTATTTCAGATACGGAATGAATACAGTTATATGGCTTATAGTAATTGTGGCACTGACGGACAGTTTTGCATATTTTGTGGGTAAAAATTTTGCAAAAAAATTTTTTAAAAACGGATTTTGCCATACATCACCCAATAAATCCTGGGAGGGTGTAATAGGCGGAGTTATCGGAGGTGCTCTGGCAGGTGGAATATTCGGAGGTTTTTATTATCCTATTTTAATATCTTTTGGGGTTTCTTTTGTTGTCAGTATTGTAAGTGTATTTGGAGATTTGTTTGAAAGTTATCTAAAAAGAAGGGCGGGGGTAAAAGACAGCGGAAATATACTGCCGGGCCACGGAGGTGTGCTTGACAGAATAGACAGTTATCTTTTTGCCGCCCCTGTGATGCTTGTAATGCTGGGAATATAA
- a CDS encoding HAD family hydrolase: MRVILFDLDGTLINSTEAILEGFKVTFEKYNKPYPGDENVKKLIGLPLEIMFFKLGIDVNVEEYVNTYKMHYRKISTKKTKLLPFTKEALNKAKEFARLGIVTTKTAKYSKELLDYFNLTKFFEVLIGREDVINPKPHPEPILKALYLMNVHKENAWMIGDTCMDILSAKEAGIKAVAVKWEYEENLKNCAEIIKENVLEAVEFIEKF, translated from the coding sequence GTGAGAGTAATTCTTTTTGATTTGGACGGGACGCTTATAAATTCAACAGAGGCCATTTTGGAAGGATTTAAGGTTACTTTTGAAAAATACAACAAGCCTTATCCGGGGGATGAAAATGTAAAAAAACTTATAGGCCTTCCGCTTGAGATTATGTTTTTTAAACTCGGAATAGATGTAAATGTGGAGGAATATGTAAATACATATAAAATGCATTACAGAAAAATTTCTACTAAAAAAACAAAACTTTTACCGTTTACAAAAGAAGCTCTAAACAAGGCAAAAGAATTTGCAAGACTTGGAATTGTAACTACAAAAACTGCAAAATATTCAAAAGAACTGCTGGATTATTTTAATCTTACAAAATTTTTTGAAGTATTAATCGGAAGAGAGGATGTAATTAATCCAAAACCTCATCCGGAACCCATATTAAAAGCACTTTATTTAATGAATGTCCATAAAGAAAACGCTTGGATGATAGGCGATACCTGTATGGATATTTTAAGCGCCAAAGAAGCCGGGATTAAAGCTGTTGCTGTAAAATGGGAATATGAAGAAAATTTGAAAAACTGCGCCGAAATTATAAAAGAAAATGTTTTGGAAGCTGTGGAATTTATAGAAAAATTTTAA
- a CDS encoding TrkH family potassium uptake protein — protein sequence MDRNSLKNILKFLSLVGMIVIVFFLIPLITGFIYHEHNKKFLIFLFLSFVIFGAILYFLRNHKMKMKIKEAILSVNLVWLMLGILGAIPLMIGTHVSFIDGFFEAISGFTTTGATIYSNIEALPKYILMLRSTMHWIGGMGIIVLGVGLLSFINPTGSLTLFQSESTGITAEKITPKLKHTALKLWGVYALLTLLDMILLKIEGMSFFDAINHAFATLSTGGFSTKNASLGYWDNNYFILWTTTFFMFFSGMNFLAHIKLLNKDFSGYKSEEVMWYTLIFFVLATVLTLVHYFTSHDSFFFSLTHSFFTISSILTTTGFATLDYSTWGQTAIAIVFLAMLIGGNTGSTAGGIKTIRFVVMFKNLKYQIRKILHPNVVCSVKIDNNKLSCNTVNNVSAFIFLYILTVAVITLYLFANGYDTMTSLSATIACVGNIGPGFGHVGPADNFAFFTQPQKFILAIGMIIGRLEFFTVLMLLSREFWKKF from the coding sequence ATGGATAGAAACTCTTTAAAAAATATTCTCAAATTCCTCTCTCTTGTAGGAATGATAGTCATCGTATTTTTTTTAATACCATTGATTACAGGTTTTATATATCATGAGCATAATAAAAAATTTTTAATTTTTTTATTTTTATCTTTTGTAATTTTCGGAGCTATTTTATATTTCTTAAGAAATCATAAAATGAAGATGAAAATCAAAGAAGCAATATTAAGTGTAAATTTAGTTTGGCTAATGCTTGGCATCCTGGGGGCAATACCGTTAATGATTGGGACACACGTCAGTTTTATAGACGGATTTTTTGAGGCAATAAGCGGTTTTACAACAACAGGGGCCACAATATATTCAAATATAGAGGCATTGCCAAAATATATATTAATGTTAAGAAGCACTATGCATTGGATAGGCGGTATGGGTATTATTGTTTTGGGCGTCGGACTGCTTTCTTTTATAAATCCTACCGGTTCACTTACTCTTTTTCAATCCGAATCCACCGGCATAACGGCAGAAAAAATTACACCAAAGCTAAAACACACCGCTTTAAAATTATGGGGCGTTTACGCGCTTTTAACACTGCTTGATATGATTTTACTTAAAATAGAGGGAATGAGTTTTTTTGATGCCATAAACCACGCATTCGCCACGCTTTCAACAGGCGGATTTTCAACCAAAAATGCATCTTTGGGATATTGGGACAACAATTATTTTATTTTGTGGACTACGACATTTTTTATGTTTTTTTCCGGAATGAACTTTTTAGCCCATATAAAACTGCTTAATAAAGATTTTTCAGGTTATAAATCCGAAGAGGTAATGTGGTATACGCTGATATTTTTTGTATTGGCAACAGTATTAACATTGGTTCATTATTTCACATCACACGATTCATTTTTCTTCTCCCTTACCCATTCTTTTTTTACCATTTCATCCATTCTTACAACCACAGGTTTTGCAACACTGGATTATTCCACATGGGGGCAGACGGCAATAGCAATTGTGTTTCTTGCAATGTTAATCGGGGGAAACACGGGCTCAACCGCCGGGGGCATTAAAACAATACGATTTGTTGTTATGTTTAAAAACTTAAAATATCAAATAAGAAAAATACTTCATCCAAATGTTGTATGCTCTGTAAAAATAGACAATAACAAACTCTCCTGTAACACAGTAAACAACGTCAGTGCATTTATATTTTTATATATTCTTACGGTAGCGGTAATTACTTTATATTTATTTGCAAACGGATATGACACAATGACTTCTTTAAGCGCCACGATAGCATGTGTCGGTAATATAGGCCCCGGGTTCGGACATGTGGGGCCGGCGGATAATTTTGCGTTTTTTACACAGCCTCAAAAATTTATTTTGGCAATAGGCATGATTATAGGAAGATTGGAATTTTTTACTGTTTTAATGCTTCTAAGCAGAGAATTTTGGAAAAAATTTTAA
- a CDS encoding NAD-binding protein: MNILIAGAGKVGYNLAKILSTNHNIIIVDKNEKALNSIKESIDVMTIQGDMREANTFLHIEDKMDFYIAVTNNDEINLISTIVVTDILETENIIVRLTNTSYIATNFQKKLDINRVVFPYKLSAAAVAKLLEFPKANNIKEFPFSQCVLISVSVKNPQITKISEIGEDNVKIIGAERNNEFIFLDENDEIQENDLLYVFGNKEKIKKYLNLIDTVSPENIQNTLIYGANELGIEIAKILSNFEMNIKILEKDEELALKASEILGEKVSIINSSYEDEEMLLNEGVQYSDIAITASVKDESNIIKSLQARKLGIKKIITINNNLNYYSLMHSLRLSTIRGPKIAAFYAILEEIDSRLLVYERFFLGAKGKIFIKQIYNEKIITPPKEKAKILIIREEKIYILKDSFEIKSGDIVMEFNFSGNKKWIETL, translated from the coding sequence ATGAATATTTTAATTGCCGGAGCGGGAAAAGTCGGCTACAATTTAGCAAAAATACTTTCAACAAACCATAATATAATTATAGTTGATAAAAACGAAAAAGCTCTCAATTCAATAAAAGAGTCTATTGACGTTATGACCATTCAGGGAGACATGAGAGAAGCAAACACTTTTTTACATATAGAAGACAAAATGGATTTTTATATAGCCGTAACAAACAATGATGAAATAAACTTAATTTCAACAATAGTGGTCACAGATATCTTAGAAACAGAAAACATTATTGTAAGACTTACAAACACTTCTTATATTGCAACAAATTTTCAAAAAAAACTTGATATAAACAGGGTGGTTTTCCCTTATAAACTTTCAGCCGCGGCGGTTGCAAAACTGCTTGAATTTCCAAAAGCAAACAATATAAAAGAATTTCCGTTCAGCCAATGCGTACTTATTTCTGTTAGCGTAAAGAACCCTCAAATAACAAAAATCAGTGAAATAGGAGAGGATAACGTTAAAATAATAGGCGCAGAAAGAAATAATGAATTTATTTTTTTAGACGAAAATGATGAAATTCAGGAAAATGATTTATTATATGTCTTCGGAAATAAAGAAAAAATTAAAAAATACTTAAATTTAATTGACACCGTTTCTCCTGAAAATATTCAAAATACATTAATATACGGGGCAAATGAACTGGGAATAGAAATAGCGAAAATACTTTCAAATTTTGAAATGAATATAAAAATCTTGGAAAAAGACGAAGAACTGGCCCTAAAAGCCTCTGAAATTTTGGGAGAAAAAGTTAGTATAATAAATTCATCTTACGAAGATGAGGAAATGCTTTTAAACGAAGGGGTTCAATACAGCGATATTGCCATAACGGCTTCCGTGAAAGACGAATCAAATATTATAAAATCCCTTCAGGCAAGAAAACTCGGAATTAAAAAAATAATAACCATAAATAATAATTTAAATTATTACTCATTAATGCACTCTCTCAGGCTCTCAACCATAAGAGGGCCTAAAATAGCTGCCTTTTATGCTATTTTGGAAGAAATAGATTCAAGGCTGCTGGTTTATGAAAGATTTTTCCTGGGTGCAAAAGGAAAAATTTTCATTAAACAGATTTATAACGAAAAAATTATTACACCCCCTAAAGAAAAAGCAAAAATTTTAATAATAAGAGAAGAGAAAATTTATATATTAAAAGATAGTTTTGAAATAAAATCAGGCGATATTGTAATGGAATTTAATTTTTCAGGAAACAAAAAATGGATAGAAACTCTTTAA
- a CDS encoding pyruvate flavodoxin oxidoreductase subunit gamma, whose translation MLQIRWHSRAGQGAVTGAKALADVMARTGKYVQAYSVYGAEKRGAPMSAYDKISDTPILDHSKMIVPDYVLVIDPSLAFQKEIVENTKDDTVFIVTTHMDKDDLLNIAKHLQGKKVYTVDAIKISQEEIGRAIPNTPMLGAFIKISGIIGFEDFLSSMKDILSKFPQKIIDGNLKAMKRAAEEVK comes from the coding sequence ATGCTACAAATCAGATGGCACTCACGTGCGGGACAAGGTGCGGTAACGGGAGCAAAGGCTCTTGCGGATGTGATGGCAAGAACAGGTAAATATGTTCAGGCTTATTCTGTTTACGGTGCGGAAAAAAGAGGGGCACCTATGAGCGCATATGATAAAATTTCAGACACACCTATTTTAGACCATTCAAAAATGATTGTTCCTGATTATGTTTTGGTGATAGACCCGTCTTTGGCCTTTCAAAAAGAAATTGTGGAAAACACAAAAGATGATACTGTTTTTATTGTTACTACCCATATGGATAAAGATGATTTATTAAATATTGCAAAACATCTTCAGGGTAAAAAAGTTTATACAGTGGACGCAATTAAAATTTCACAAGAAGAGATAGGAAGAGCAATTCCAAATACACCTATGCTCGGTGCTTTTATTAAAATCAGCGGTATTATCGGGTTTGAAGATTTTTTAAGTTCAATGAAAGATATTCTTTCTAAATTCCCTCAAAAAATAATAGACGGCAACTTAAAGGCTATGAAAAGAGCCGCCGAAGAAGTAAAATAA
- a CDS encoding 4Fe-4S dicluster-binding protein yields MATPKEMMTTWDKIQPGAVLPSFEDPQKKIRSKFNSYNYKVADWRVEKPVFNRNLCIDCDFCWVSCPDSCFQVEEVVSKRGKKQAKIVGINYNLCKGCGVCVDVCPTPIKSLLMFPEFTDNDEALQEWPKKD; encoded by the coding sequence ATGGCAACACCAAAAGAAATGATGACTACCTGGGATAAGATTCAGCCTGGGGCTGTTTTACCTAGTTTTGAAGATCCGCAAAAGAAAATAAGAAGTAAATTTAATTCATATAATTATAAAGTGGCTGACTGGAGGGTTGAAAAACCGGTATTTAACAGAAATTTATGTATAGATTGTGATTTTTGCTGGGTAAGCTGCCCGGACAGCTGCTTTCAGGTAGAAGAAGTGGTTAGTAAAAGAGGGAAAAAACAGGCTAAAATTGTTGGAATTAATTATAATTTATGCAAAGGATGCGGAGTTTGTGTGGATGTGTGTCCCACTCCTATAAAATCTCTTTTAATGTTTCCTGAATTTACGGATAATGACGAAGCTCTTCAAGAGTGGCCTAAAAAAGATTAA
- a CDS encoding 2-oxoacid:ferredoxin oxidoreductase subunit alpha has protein sequence MAEKYELKSKEVWDGNTAASHALRQAQVDVVAAYPITPSTPIVQNYGSFLADGYVDGEFVKVESEHSAMSACVGAAAAGGRVATATSSQGYALMTEVLYQASGMRLPIVMTVVNRALASPLNIHGDHGDLYLGRDAGWIHLIANNPQEAYDMTLCAFKIAEDKRVRLPVTTNQDGFLVSHTAQVVEPLQDEVAYNFIGDYVCVNPMLDTKNPVTHGAQTEEEWHFEFKASQHKALMESPAVIDEVFAEFEKLTGRKYQRVESYKIEDAEVALVVMGSAYETAVVAVDMAREEGIKAGLVMPRTFRPFPYNEIAQKLKNVKAVAALDRNCPMGAMGALFNEVAGALNANGVNAVMTNYIYGLGGRDTTAQHILEVIRETDKNAKAGKRVTDLQGFINLRGPKLSFN, from the coding sequence ATGGCAGAAAAATATGAATTAAAATCAAAAGAAGTATGGGATGGAAATACTGCTGCAAGCCATGCCCTAAGACAGGCTCAGGTCGATGTTGTAGCAGCCTATCCGATTACCCCTTCAACTCCGATTGTTCAAAATTACGGAAGTTTTTTGGCAGACGGATATGTAGACGGTGAATTTGTAAAAGTTGAAAGTGAGCATTCGGCAATGAGTGCATGTGTTGGTGCCGCGGCTGCCGGTGGAAGAGTTGCTACTGCTACTTCAAGCCAGGGTTATGCTTTAATGACAGAAGTATTATACCAGGCAAGCGGTATGAGACTTCCTATTGTTATGACGGTTGTAAATAGAGCCCTTGCATCTCCTCTTAATATTCATGGTGACCACGGGGATTTGTATTTAGGTAGAGATGCCGGCTGGATTCATCTGATTGCCAATAATCCTCAGGAAGCCTATGATATGACTTTATGCGCTTTTAAAATAGCTGAAGATAAAAGAGTGAGACTTCCTGTTACAACAAATCAGGACGGATTTTTGGTTTCACATACCGCTCAGGTGGTTGAACCGCTTCAAGACGAAGTTGCTTATAATTTTATAGGTGATTATGTTTGTGTAAATCCAATGCTTGATACAAAAAATCCTGTAACACACGGTGCACAGACGGAAGAAGAGTGGCATTTTGAATTTAAAGCCTCTCAACATAAAGCATTAATGGAATCACCTGCTGTAATTGATGAAGTATTTGCAGAATTTGAAAAATTAACAGGAAGAAAATACCAAAGAGTTGAAAGTTATAAAATTGAAGATGCGGAAGTGGCGCTTGTAGTTATGGGAAGCGCTTATGAAACAGCAGTGGTTGCTGTGGACATGGCCAGGGAAGAGGGCATTAAAGCGGGACTTGTTATGCCAAGAACCTTCAGACCATTTCCTTATAATGAAATTGCCCAAAAATTAAAAAATGTAAAAGCTGTTGCTGCACTTGATAGAAACTGTCCTATGGGAGCGATGGGGGCTTTGTTTAATGAAGTGGCCGGTGCGCTCAATGCAAACGGAGTAAATGCAGTTATGACCAATTATATTTACGGTCTTGGCGGAAGAGATACTACTGCTCAGCATATTTTAGAAGTAATTAGAGAAACTGATAAAAACGCAAAAGCTGGAAAAAGAGTTACAGACTTACAAGGTTTCATTAACCTTAGAGGTCCTAAGCTTAGTTTTAATTAA
- a CDS encoding magnesium transporter CorA family protein: MYIYTEKLLKMDDIVITNDVQIIFSTIDNEKILNWLLENHFPNSFIEDMQNEDQSITYEETEKFKLIIMKYIRFDEEENLLYDDSNVVIIKTKNKLFILAQEKEIVTELAKKFEKKYKKSNSFEYLIYITIDILIDNTILLVDVIDETLEDLEDSIFHEEVEEDELQKDVYYARRTLNRITKVSIHERDIINKIHNKLDETHKHMLKYEFIDLTEHLKYLINESKTLLDRTGYLLNLHMGILSTRMNKAMQRLAAISLIFLPLTFIVGNYGMNFKYMPELNWKYGYFATWIINISIAVGIYIWLKRKKWI, from the coding sequence ATGTATATCTACACAGAAAAACTCCTTAAAATGGATGATATTGTCATAACAAACGATGTACAAATTATTTTTTCCACCATTGACAATGAAAAAATATTAAATTGGCTTTTAGAAAACCATTTTCCCAACAGTTTTATCGAAGATATGCAAAACGAAGACCAGTCAATAACCTATGAAGAGACAGAAAAATTTAAACTTATAATTATGAAATATATCAGATTCGATGAAGAAGAAAATTTACTCTACGATGATTCGAATGTGGTAATAATAAAAACAAAAAATAAGCTTTTTATTTTAGCACAGGAAAAAGAAATAGTTACGGAACTTGCAAAAAAATTTGAAAAAAAATATAAAAAATCTAATTCTTTTGAATATTTAATTTATATTACTATAGATATTTTGATAGACAACACAATTTTATTGGTTGACGTAATAGACGAAACACTGGAAGATTTGGAAGATTCTATTTTTCATGAAGAAGTTGAAGAAGACGAACTCCAAAAAGACGTTTATTATGCAAGAAGGACTCTAAACAGAATTACAAAAGTTTCCATTCACGAAAGAGACATTATAAATAAAATTCACAATAAACTCGATGAAACTCATAAGCATATGCTTAAATATGAATTTATAGACCTAACGGAACATTTAAAATATTTAATCAACGAATCAAAAACCCTGCTTGATAGGACCGGCTATCTCCTTAACCTTCATATGGGTATTCTCTCAACCCGTATGAACAAAGCCATGCAACGCCTTGCCGCCATATCACTTATATTTTTACCGTTAACTTTTATTGTTGGAAATTACGGAATGAATTTTAAATATATGCCGGAACTTAACTGGAAATACGGATATTTTGCCACATGGATTATAAATATAAGCATTGCTGTCGGGATTTATATCTGGCTTAAAAGAAAAAAATGGATTTGA